In Cydia amplana chromosome 2, ilCydAmpl1.1, whole genome shotgun sequence, the following proteins share a genomic window:
- the LOC134657548 gene encoding protein toll-like → MEYKWTCVFAAVLQIIGAVRPTCPSDPNCVCGGTLAIELNCNVDGRTVTINLLPDIYINIKCENASSIDYSKLPRCANPQSSFKSVSFKDCPLPVTSFKDVLTSMGVSKTMALIFQNTKNLSGFFDRKHFAGLQDLTKLLLSINGNTQLPDNLFMDINNLTWLNIRSNSIYLSENLLKPLERLETLEISHNHLTNISSNMFSHLSFLRKLSLWQSNVTWFSKDFFTGVNVLEELDLSSNGLNELPASIFKPLRKLKKLTLFSNKFSSLPRNLFKGNRELETVIILNNDVTLKELPRYLFGSLTNLKQVYIQRCGLMTVPYDLFVDSPNITNISLAYNSLNALPEAIFNDQINLLELDLSHNNLKDLEPKLFSSLVRLESLNLNYNNLVEISSSTFSSLLSLIYLSVEHNNLKTVSSYLFSNNKQRMYISLAYNNLNFEYNGLDNNTRPAESVLLSPFSNTYNLRVLNLSHNEFKNTFIDWFRNGHETLDIRYNDISLLMGKMVNPIEKRRLNQDNSYHHVLIANNPINCDCHTWNLMKDMQTRHFKWDDMAALRCSRWSKVCQKDEEVFLYVVCAAVAFVLIAATIGFYLYRRRLYYVTKTSIRKALDSTVPKPRHLHLTIKCAEEDSEFVKTNILPVLNTYQNVTTEIVYSNHSKEAYTEKYITGDAKEKRITLVVFSPNYLTSAYRDVNIKKIRGEILKARNTIYVFVDVGPDNSIYAFLKEQRDYRTSILWSDSKFWQNLLVLVKYNKRSKHAARERIASSENADITRLGCPHLYAIDTVAHSQV, encoded by the exons ATGGAGTATAAATGGACGTGCGTGTTTGCAGCGGTGCTGCAAATAATTGGAGCAGTAAGACCGACGTGTCCGAGCGACCCCAACTGCGTTTGCGGCGGCACGCTCGCCATCGAACTCAATTGCAATGTCGATG GTCGGACGGtcacaattaatttattaccgGATATATATATCAACATCAAATGTGAGAATGCATCTTCTATCGACTACAGCAAGTTGCCAAGATGTGCTAATCCACAAAGCTCTTTCAAATCTGTCAGTTTCAAAGATTGCCCATTACCGGTCACGTCATTTAAAGACGTTTTAACGAGTATGGGTGTTTCAAAAACTATGGCATTAATATTCCAAAATACTAAAAACTTATCCGGTTTCTTTGATAGAAAGCACTTTGCAGGATTACAAGATTTGACGAAACTGTTACTGTCGATAAATGGGAACACACAACTTCCCGATAATCTGTTCATGGATATTAACAATTTAACTTGGCTAAATATCAGATCAAACAGCATTTACCTATCGGAGAATCTACTTAAGCCGCTTGAGAGGTTGGAAACCCTGGAAATAAGCCATAACCATCTGACAAATATATCATCAAATATGTTTTCCCACTTGTCTTTTCTGAGAAAACTTTCCTTGTGGCAGAGTAATGTCACGTGGTTTTCAAAAGACTTTTTTACTGGAGTTAACGTCCTAGAAGAGCTCGATCTCAGTTCTAATGGTTTAAATGAACTGCCGGCTTCGATTTTCAAACCGCTGAGGAAACTCAAAAAGTTAACGTTGTTCTCAAACAAGTTTTCGTCTCTTCCTCGAAACCTTTTCAAAGGCAACAGGGAGTTAGAAACAGTCATTATTCTCAACAACGACGTGACACTGAAAGAGTTGCCAAGATATTTGTTTGGGAGTTTAACCAATTTAAAACAAGTGTACATTCAGAGATGTGGTTTAATGACTGTACCATACGATTTGTTTGTTGATTCTCCCAATATTACGAATATTTCATTAGCATACAACAGTCTCAACGCATTGCCTGAAGCTATCTTCAATGACCAGATTAATCTACTCGAGTTAGATTTGAGCCACAATAATCTAAAGGACTTGGAACCGAAACTATTCTCGTCTCTGGTACGATTGGAATCGCTTAActtgaattataataatttggtGGAAATTTCTAG ctcAACGTTCTCGTCATTGTTAagtcttatttatttaagcgtCGAACACAATAATCTGAAAACCGTTTCCTCATATTTATTCAGCAACAACAAACAGAGAATGTACATATCCCTTgcatataataatttaaattttgaataCAATGGGCTGGACAATAATACACGGCCCGCGGAATCTGTCCTCTTATCCCCTTTCAGTAACACATACAATTTAAGGGTGTTAAACCTAAGtcataatgaatttaaaaacaCTTTCATCGATTGGTTTAGAAACGGACACGAAACATTAGATATACGGTATAATGATATATCGTTATTAATG GGTAAAATGGTCAATCCCATAGAAAAAAGACGTCTAAATCAAGATAATTCATACCATCACGTTTTAATTGCCAATAATCCAATAAACTGTGATTGCCACACCTGGAACCTCATGAAAGATATGCAAACCCGACATTTTAAA tgGGACGATATGGCTGCTTTGCGATGTTCACGTTGGAGCAAAGTGTGCCAGAAAGATGAAGAAGTGTTCCTTTACGTGGTGTGTGCTGCTGTCGCATTTGTATTAATAGCTGCAACAATAGGTTTTTACTTATACCGTAGAAGACTATACTATGTTACAAAAACAAGTATTCGCAAAGCATTGGATTCTACTGTTCCAAAACCGAGACACCTACATTTAACGATAAAATGTGCCGAAGAAGATAGCGAATttgttaaaacaaatattttaccaGTTCTGAATACGTATCAAAATGTTACTACAGAAATTGTTTATTCCAACCACAGTAAAGAGGCATACACTGAAAAATACATCACAGGCGATGCAAAAGAAAAACGCATAACTCTCGTCGTGTTTTCACCAAACTACTTGACATCTGCTTATCGCGATGTGAATATAAAGAAAATTCGTGGCGAAATATTAAAGGCACGGAACACCATTTATGTATTCGTTGATGTCGGTCCGGACAATTCAATATACGCATTTCTAAAGGAGCAGAGAGATTACCGTACTTCGATTTTATGGAGTGATTCGAAATTTTGGCAAAATTTGTTAGTGTTAGTGAAATATAATAAACGGAGTAAACATGCTGCTCGTGAACGCATTGCCAGCTCTGAAAATGCTGATATTACTCGACTTGGATGTCCCCACTTGTACGCAATCGACACAGTTGCTCACAGTCAAGTTTAG